In the Nicotiana tabacum cultivar K326 chromosome 16, ASM71507v2, whole genome shotgun sequence genome, one interval contains:
- the LOC107799452 gene encoding uncharacterized protein LOC107799452, protein MEHHTTTSRAEAERLLGVAEKLLREKDFGPCKDFALLAQETEPLLEGPDQILAIAEVLLASSKRINNHHDWYSILQIQSRTDDSELIKKQYRRLALLLHPDKNKYPSSDSAFGLVADAWAVLSDPTKKGLYDNELSLFSRVNLVPTRGRPKSYNKQQKRGDEKLPVRRSSRASGGSNSGQNQNPNSNPSPVNFQNRVPVQPQQPKTAATPVSGGMRGQSVVNLWTACPYCYNLYEYPRVYEGCCLRCEKCNRAFTATEILSMPPLVPGREAYYCIWGFFPMGFVNGDLENGKSPPAAAGGGGAGFPSWMPPMFSSEGNVNVANQNATPIPVPAPAPAPAPAPAPVQAQAQTQTQAPASAPRPMSASTGAKKRGRPRKYN, encoded by the coding sequence ATGGAACATCATACTACTACAAGCAGAGCTGAAGCAGAAAGATTATTAGGCGTTGCAGAAAAATTACTACGCGAAAAAGATTTCGGACCTTGTAAAGATTTTGCGCTTTTAGCCCAAGAAACTGAGCCTTTATTAGAAGGTCCAGATCAGATCTTAGCCATTGCTGAAGTTCTTTTAGCTTCTTCAAAACGAATCAACAATCACCACGATTGGTATTCTATTCTTCAAATCCAAAGCCGTACTGATGATTCTGAGCTAATTAAGAAACAGTATCGTCGTTTAGCTCTTCTTCTTCACCCTGATAAGAATAAATACCCTTCTTCTGATTCTGCTTTTGGTCTTGTTGCTGATGCTTGGGCTGTTCTTTCGGATCCTACTAAAAAGGGTCTTTATGATAATGAGCTTTCCCTTTTTAGTAGGGTTAATTTGGTTCCAACAAGAGGACGGCCTAAGAGTTATAATAAACAGCAAAAAAGAGGAGATGAGAAATTGCCTGTGAGAAGAAGCAGTAGGGCTAGTGGTGGGAGTAATTCGGGTCAGAACCAGAACCCGAATTCGAACCCGAGTCCGGTGAATTTTCAGAATAGGGTTCCGGTTCAGCCTCAGCAGCCAAAGACGGCAGCGACACCGGTGAGTGGTGGGATGAGAGGGCAAAGTGTGGTCAATTTGTGGACGGCGTGTCCGTACTGTTACAATTTGTATGAGTATCCTAGGGTTTATGAAGGGTGCTGTTTAAGGTGTGAGAAGTGTAATAGGGCGTTTACTGCAACTGAGATTTTGTCAATGCCGCCTTTGGTTCCTGGGAGAGAAGCTTATTATTGCATTTGGGGTTTTTTCCCAATGGGGTTTGTGAATGGGGATCTGGAAAATGGGAAAAGTCCTCCTGCTGCTGCTGGTGGTGGTGGTGCAGGATTTCCTAGTTGGATGCCACCTATGTTTTCGTCCGAGGGAAATGTGAATGTTGCAAATCAAAATGCTACTCCAATTCCGGTTCCTGCTCCAGCTCCAGCTCCAGCTCCGGCTCCAGCTCCAGTTCAGGCTCAAGCTCAGACTCAGACTCAGGCTCCAGCTTCGGCTCCAAGACCGATGTCAGCGTCAACGGGGGCTAAGAAAAGAGGTAGGCCTAGGAAGTATAACTAA
- the LOC107799453 gene encoding uncharacterized protein At5g64816, which produces MVEWWWSLVGAAVPAVMAGQAFRMKKRRDEEERLKRARGREKNSDDIFVCERVCTSKRMLKKVGAFSKDPTPDTCVTVCGVSELDACADACARTVCVNQHQVPNWNDICLKRCQSECLRISQSSVVSS; this is translated from the coding sequence ATGGTGGAATGGTGGTGGTCTTTAGTGGGAGCTGCTGTGCCAGCTGTAATGGCAGGTCAAGCTTTCAGGATGAAAAAGAGGAGAGATGAGGAGGAGAGGTTAAAGAGGGCGAGAGGACGCGAGAAGAACTCTGATGATATATTTGTTTGTGAAAGAGTGTGTACTTCAAAAAGGATGCTCAAGAAGGTTGGTGCATTTTCTAAAGACCCGACACCAGATACTTGTGTTACCGTTTGTGGTGTTTCCGAGCTTGATGCTTGTGCTGATGCATGTGCTCGGACTGTTTGTGTTAATCAGCATCAAGTGCCTAACTGGAACGATATCTGTCTTAAAAGGTGTCAAAGTGAGTGTCTTAGGATCTCACAATCTTCTGTAGTGTCTTCTTAG